In Labrus bergylta chromosome 11, fLabBer1.1, whole genome shotgun sequence, one genomic interval encodes:
- the LOC110003588 gene encoding nucleotidyltransferase MB21D2: MVQKLDQKLPVANEYLLLSGGVREGVVDMDLDELSVYARGTDYDMDFTLLVPALKLHDRNQPVTLDMRHSALGHSWLSLRLFDEGTINKWKDCCTIVDHINGTTNYFFSPTLVADWFYQSISLVLLEVQKKPQRGMPRVEKVERNGTIISVILGVGSSRMLYDIVPVVSFKGWPAVAQSWLMENHFWDGKITEEEVISGFYLVPACSNKGRKENEWRLSFARSEVQLKKCISSSLMQAYQACKAIIIKLLSRPKAISPYHLRSIMLWACDRLPANYLSQDDFSAHFLLGLIDDLQHCLVNKMCPNYFIPQCNMLEHLSDETAMLHARKLSSVRSDPAEHLRTTIEHAKAANRLTVDLQWRGSANNLPSPQSDAGGENQPDDRLAKKLQQLVTENPGKSISVFINPDDVTRPHFRIDDKFF, translated from the coding sequence ATGGTACAGAAGTTGGACCAGAAGCTCCCGGTGGCCAACGAGTACCTCCTCCTGTCAGGGGGCGTTCGGGAGGGTGTGGTCGACATGGATCTGGACGAGCTCAGCGTCTACGCCCGCGGAACAGACTATGACATGGACTTCACCCTGCTCGTCCCGGCACTCAAACTCCACGACCGCAACCAGCCGGTGACGCTGGACATGAGGCACTCGGCTTTGGGCCACTCCTGGCTCAGCCTCCGCCTTTTTGATGAAGGCACCATCAACAAGTGGAAGGACTGCTGCACCATCGTCGACCACATCAACGGGACTACCAACTACTTCTTCTCACCAACACTCGTGGCCGACTGGTTCTACCAGTCCATCTCCCTGGTGCTGCTGGAAGTACAGAAGAAGCCGCAGAGAGGGATGCCCAGAGTGGAGAAGGTGGAGAGGAACGGCACCATTATCTCCGTTATCCTGGGTGTTGGGAGCAGCAGGATGCTTTACGACATCGTCCCAGTGGTGTCGTTTAAGGGCTGGCCAGCCGTTGCTCAGAGTTGGCTGATGGAGAACCATTTCTGGGATGGAAagatcacagaggaggaggtgatcaGTGGCTTCTACCTCGTCCCTGCTTGCTCCAACAAAGGCCGCAAGGAGAACGAGTGGCGTCTGTCGTTCGCCCGCAGCGAGGTGCAGCTGAAGAAGTGCATCTCGTCCAGCCTGATGCAGGCGTACCAGGCGTGTAAAGCCATTATCATCAAGCTGCTGTCTCGCCCCAAAGCAATCAGCCCCTACCACCTTCGCAGTATCATGCTGTGGGCCTGCGACCGCCTCCCAGCCAACTACCTGTCTCAGGACGACTTCTCTGCCCACTTCCTGCTGGGCCTGATCGACGACCTGCAGCACTGTCTGGTCAACAAGATGTGTCCCAATTACTTCATTCCACAGTGCAACATGCTGGAACACCTGTCGGACGAGACCGCCATGCTGCATGCCCGCAAACTCTCCTCGGTACGCTCGGACCCCGCAGAGCACCTCCGCACCACCATTGAGCACGCCAAGGCGGCCAACAGGCTGACCGTGGACCTGCAATGGCGAGGAAGTGCCAACAACCTGCCATCTCCTCAGTCCGACGCCGGTGGAGAGAATCAGCCAGATGACCGTCTCGCCAAAAAGCTTCAGCAGCTGGTTACAGAGAATCCTGGGAAGTCCATCTCAGTCTTTATTAACCCAGACGACGTCACGCGACCGCACTTCCGCATCGACGACAAGTTTTTCTGA
- the parlb gene encoding presenilin-associated rhomboid-like protein, mitochondrial isoform X1, protein MEKMKSFAVWISRARWSSYSLWSCLLNSWMRRFRSSMRAADLKSSSGPTPGSLPAAMVGLFPTLPAEPDRLERAGAAIFPPRSHTGPLQLKPPLLVGSEPSRAEPSLKPHQTQPPETTAAQPLLTAFKIKETSVAVMPWELRVVDPVVTDLSGSPSPSSVMAWRSCSVLLRLTGENVLRSSARGGSRCPHSFQQRCGFKKAAKKPEIKKVEKEVAPPKTESYEHIAQQRTTGPNLDHPPHYGPPLLFSQLIKPFVFTVGFTGCSFGSAAIWQYESLKSRVQSYFDEVRADWLEKLRPRKQGDVRNEINKLWNSLSEGQKTVTGIIALNVMVFCCWKVPSLQRTMMKYFMADPASKTLCAPMVLSTFSHFSFLHMATNMYVLWSFSSSAVSMLGREQFMAVYLSAGVISSFVSYAAKIAMGRCGPSLGASGAIMTILAAVCTQMPESKLGIVFLPMLTFTAGNALKAILVLDLAGVLLRWTLFDHAAHLGGAIFGIWYVLSGHEMIWKNREPFVKLWHDLRTRGGPGGGADGGGAV, encoded by the exons ATGGAGAAGATGAAGTCCTTCGCCGTGTGGATCTCCAGAGCCCGCTGGTCGTCGTACTCTCTCTGGTCGTGCTTGCTGAACTCCTGGATGAGGCGGTTCAGGTCCTCCATGCGGGCCGCCGACCTGAAGTCGAGCTCGGGCCCGACGCCCGGGAGTCTCCCGGCGGCCATGGTGGGGCTGTTCCCGACGCTGCCCGCCGAGCCGGACCGACTGGAGAGAGCAGGGGCCGCCATCTTTCCTCCGCGGTCACACACAGGTCCACTACAGCTAAAACCACCGCTGCTGGTCGGGTCTgagccgagccgagccgagccgagccTAAAAccacaccaaacacaaccacCGGAAACAACAGCCGCGCAACCGCTGCTCaccgccttcaaaataaaagagacga GTGTCGCTGTCATGCCCTGGGAGCTCCGAGTTGTTGACCCGGTAGTGACCGACCTGTCGGGGTCACCGTCACCGAGCTCCGTCATGGCGTGGAGGAGCTGCTCCGTGCTGCTTCGACTTACCGGAGAGAATGTTTTACGGAGCTCCGCGAGGGGCGGCAG CAGGTGTCCTCACAGCTTCCAGCAGCGATGCGGCTTCAAGAAAGCTGCCAAGAAACCAGAAATCAAGAAGGTGGAGAAAGAGGTAGCCCCCCCCAAAACAGAGTCCTATGAGCACATAGCTCAGCAGCGGACCACCGGCCCCAACTTGGACCATCCGCCTCACTACGGCCCCCCCCTGCTCTTCAGCCAGCTCATCAAACCATTCGTCTTCACCGTGGGG TTTACAGGTTGCTCCTTCGGCTCAGCCGCCATCTGGCAGTACGAGTCTCTCAAGTCCCGAGTGCAGAGCTACTTCGACGAGGTCCGAGCCGATTGGCTGGAGAAGCTGAGACCTCGGAAACAAGGGGACGTCCGCAACGAG atcaACAAATTGTGGAACAGCTTGAGTGAGGGCCAGAAGACCGTCACAG GGATCATTGCGCTCAACGTCATGGTGTTCTGCTGCTGGAAGGTACCGTCTCTGCAGCGCACCATGATGAAATACTTCATGGCAGACCCCGCCTCCA AGACTCTGTGCGCTCCCATGGTCCTCTCCACCTTCAGCCACTTCTCGTTCCTCCACATGGCCACCAACATGTACGTCCTCTGGAGCTTCTCCAGCAGCGCCGTCTCCATGCTGGGCAGGGAGCAGTTCATGGCCGTGTACCTGTCTGCAG GTGTCATCTCTTCCTTCGTCAGTTATGCTGCTAAGATCGCCATGGGGAGGTGTGGTCCGTCTCTGGGAGCC tcCGGAGCCATCATGACCATCCTCGCTGCGGTCTGCACCCAAATGCCCGAATCAAAACTCGGCATCGTCTTCCTCCCCATGTTAACCTTCACCGCCGGCAAC gcTCTGAAGGCCATCCTTGTCCTGGATTTAGCAGGTGTGTTGTTACGATGGACGTTATTCGACCACGCCGCTCATTTAGGAGGAGCCATTTTTGGAAT ctggtACGTCCTGTCAGGTCACGAGATGATCTGGAAGAACCGAGAGCCTTTTGTGAAGCTTTGGCACGACCTGAGGACTCGAGGAGGGCCGGGCGGGGgagctgatggaggaggagcCGTGTAG
- the parlb gene encoding presenilin-associated rhomboid-like protein, mitochondrial isoform X2 — protein sequence MEKMKSFAVWISRARWSSYSLWSCLLNSWMRRFRSSMRAADLKSSSGPTPGSLPAAMVGLFPTLPAEPDRLERAGAAIFPPRSHTGPLQLKPPLLVGSEPSRAEPSLKPHQTQPPETTAAQPLLTAFKIKETSVAVMPWELRVVDPVVTDLSGSPSPSSVMAWRSCSVLLRLTGENVLRSSARGGRCPHSFQQRCGFKKAAKKPEIKKVEKEVAPPKTESYEHIAQQRTTGPNLDHPPHYGPPLLFSQLIKPFVFTVGFTGCSFGSAAIWQYESLKSRVQSYFDEVRADWLEKLRPRKQGDVRNEINKLWNSLSEGQKTVTGIIALNVMVFCCWKVPSLQRTMMKYFMADPASKTLCAPMVLSTFSHFSFLHMATNMYVLWSFSSSAVSMLGREQFMAVYLSAGVISSFVSYAAKIAMGRCGPSLGASGAIMTILAAVCTQMPESKLGIVFLPMLTFTAGNALKAILVLDLAGVLLRWTLFDHAAHLGGAIFGIWYVLSGHEMIWKNREPFVKLWHDLRTRGGPGGGADGGGAV from the exons ATGGAGAAGATGAAGTCCTTCGCCGTGTGGATCTCCAGAGCCCGCTGGTCGTCGTACTCTCTCTGGTCGTGCTTGCTGAACTCCTGGATGAGGCGGTTCAGGTCCTCCATGCGGGCCGCCGACCTGAAGTCGAGCTCGGGCCCGACGCCCGGGAGTCTCCCGGCGGCCATGGTGGGGCTGTTCCCGACGCTGCCCGCCGAGCCGGACCGACTGGAGAGAGCAGGGGCCGCCATCTTTCCTCCGCGGTCACACACAGGTCCACTACAGCTAAAACCACCGCTGCTGGTCGGGTCTgagccgagccgagccgagccgagccTAAAAccacaccaaacacaaccacCGGAAACAACAGCCGCGCAACCGCTGCTCaccgccttcaaaataaaagagacga GTGTCGCTGTCATGCCCTGGGAGCTCCGAGTTGTTGACCCGGTAGTGACCGACCTGTCGGGGTCACCGTCACCGAGCTCCGTCATGGCGTGGAGGAGCTGCTCCGTGCTGCTTCGACTTACCGGAGAGAATGTTTTACGGAGCTCCGCGAGGGGCGGCAG GTGTCCTCACAGCTTCCAGCAGCGATGCGGCTTCAAGAAAGCTGCCAAGAAACCAGAAATCAAGAAGGTGGAGAAAGAGGTAGCCCCCCCCAAAACAGAGTCCTATGAGCACATAGCTCAGCAGCGGACCACCGGCCCCAACTTGGACCATCCGCCTCACTACGGCCCCCCCCTGCTCTTCAGCCAGCTCATCAAACCATTCGTCTTCACCGTGGGG TTTACAGGTTGCTCCTTCGGCTCAGCCGCCATCTGGCAGTACGAGTCTCTCAAGTCCCGAGTGCAGAGCTACTTCGACGAGGTCCGAGCCGATTGGCTGGAGAAGCTGAGACCTCGGAAACAAGGGGACGTCCGCAACGAG atcaACAAATTGTGGAACAGCTTGAGTGAGGGCCAGAAGACCGTCACAG GGATCATTGCGCTCAACGTCATGGTGTTCTGCTGCTGGAAGGTACCGTCTCTGCAGCGCACCATGATGAAATACTTCATGGCAGACCCCGCCTCCA AGACTCTGTGCGCTCCCATGGTCCTCTCCACCTTCAGCCACTTCTCGTTCCTCCACATGGCCACCAACATGTACGTCCTCTGGAGCTTCTCCAGCAGCGCCGTCTCCATGCTGGGCAGGGAGCAGTTCATGGCCGTGTACCTGTCTGCAG GTGTCATCTCTTCCTTCGTCAGTTATGCTGCTAAGATCGCCATGGGGAGGTGTGGTCCGTCTCTGGGAGCC tcCGGAGCCATCATGACCATCCTCGCTGCGGTCTGCACCCAAATGCCCGAATCAAAACTCGGCATCGTCTTCCTCCCCATGTTAACCTTCACCGCCGGCAAC gcTCTGAAGGCCATCCTTGTCCTGGATTTAGCAGGTGTGTTGTTACGATGGACGTTATTCGACCACGCCGCTCATTTAGGAGGAGCCATTTTTGGAAT ctggtACGTCCTGTCAGGTCACGAGATGATCTGGAAGAACCGAGAGCCTTTTGTGAAGCTTTGGCACGACCTGAGGACTCGAGGAGGGCCGGGCGGGGgagctgatggaggaggagcCGTGTAG
- the LOC110003590 gene encoding claudin-1, with translation MAVGLQVVGLLLGVVSWCLQSSCTSSQVWKVRSQAESVSSSQWQFEGLWMSCAATSMGSIQCIKFKTVLGLPVHLQACRALMILSLLVGLASIIVSVLGLKCTKIGRTSEHVKEQIALAGGILFILSGVFTLIAVSWYAARVIHDFYDPLYGGVRFELGTGLYLGWAASCLAILGGSMLCCSCRRTSPAPPSPRQFSYNFTKTSQGQNIYRAAPASNSGSSKAYV, from the exons ATGGCGGTGGGCCTGCAGGTGGTGGGTCTGCTTCTGGGCGTGGTGTCCTGGTGTCTGCAGTCCAGCTGCACCTCCTCTCAGGTGTGGAAGGTGAGGAGTCAGGCCGAGTCAGTCAGCAGCAGTCAGTGGCAGTTTGAGGGTCTGTGGATGAGCTGCGCCGCCACCTCTATGGGCTCCATTCAGTGCATCAAGTTCAAGACGGTGCTCGGGCTGCCGG tccaCCTGCAGGCGTGCAGAGCTCTGATGATTCTGTCCCTGCTGGTCGGTCTGGCCTCCATCATCGTCTCTGTGCTTGGACTCAAGTGCACCAAGATCGGCAGAACCTCTGAGCACGTCAAAGAGCAGATCGCTCTGGCCGGAGGAATCCTGTTCATCCTGTCAG GTGTCTTCACTCTGATCGCAGTGTCCTGGTACGCCGCCAGAGTCATCCACGACTTCTACGACCCGCTCTACGGAGGagtcag GTTCGAGCTGGGTACTGGTCTATATCTGGGCTGGGCTGCCTCCTGTCTGGCCATACTGGGAGGATCGATGCTCTGCTGCTCCTGCAGGAGGACGTCCCCCGCCCCTCCTTCCCCACG ACAGTTTTCATACAACTTCACCAAGACAAGCCAGGGACAGAACATCTACAGAGCAGCTCCGGCCTCCAACAGCGGCAGCTCCAAAGCTTACGTCTGA